The following proteins are encoded in a genomic region of Catellatospora sp. TT07R-123:
- a CDS encoding ABC transporter ATP-binding protein — translation MTAVLEIQGLRKTYRARGGPRRALDGFEMYVEAGQVHGFLGPNGSGKTTTLRTLLGLIRPDSGDMRLLGRPVPQALPEVIGEVGAIVESPQFFPHFSANDTLSLLADAGNLPQARVDWALELVGLRDRAKERVKTYSLGMKQRLAVASALLKQPKLLILDEPANGLDPGGIREMRDMMAALSAGGMTVMLSSHILGEVQLICDSVTIISLGRRVAAGPVAEVLQAHSTNQVRVRLEAVTDLAAAAAVLSGAGISVQTEPDHLMLSNVDKPALVSRLLAERQLYVSELAPIAVDLEDVFLELTGTAPVPGQARQVDNSVKPEQNGVAA, via the coding sequence GTGACCGCTGTCTTGGAGATCCAAGGCCTGCGCAAGACGTACCGCGCCCGGGGTGGCCCCCGACGGGCGCTGGACGGCTTCGAGATGTACGTCGAAGCCGGCCAGGTGCACGGCTTCCTCGGCCCGAACGGCTCCGGCAAGACCACGACGCTGCGCACGCTGCTCGGCCTGATCCGGCCCGACAGCGGTGACATGCGGCTGCTCGGCCGCCCGGTGCCGCAGGCGCTGCCCGAGGTCATCGGCGAGGTCGGCGCGATCGTGGAGAGCCCCCAGTTCTTCCCGCACTTCAGCGCGAACGACACCCTGTCGCTGCTGGCCGACGCGGGCAACCTGCCGCAGGCCCGGGTCGACTGGGCGCTGGAGCTGGTCGGCCTGCGCGACCGCGCCAAGGAGCGGGTCAAGACCTACTCCCTCGGCATGAAGCAGCGCCTGGCCGTCGCCTCGGCCCTGCTCAAGCAGCCGAAGCTGCTCATCCTCGACGAGCCCGCCAACGGTCTCGACCCGGGCGGCATCCGCGAGATGCGCGACATGATGGCCGCGCTGTCGGCGGGCGGCATGACCGTCATGCTGTCCAGCCACATCCTGGGCGAGGTGCAGCTGATCTGTGACAGCGTCACCATCATCTCGCTGGGCCGCCGCGTCGCGGCCGGTCCGGTCGCAGAGGTGCTGCAGGCCCACTCGACCAACCAGGTGCGGGTCCGGCTGGAGGCCGTCACCGACCTGGCCGCGGCCGCGGCGGTGCTGTCCGGCGCCGGTATCAGCGTGCAGACCGAGCCCGACCACCTGATGCTGTCGAACGTGGACAAGCCCGCGCTGGTGTCGCGCCTGCTGGCCGAGCGCCAGCTATACGTCAGCGAGCTGGCGCCGATCGCGGTCGACCTCGAGGACGTCTTCCTGGAGCTGACCGGCACCGCCCCGGTGCCCGGCCAGGCCCGCCAGGTCGACAACAGCGTGAAGCCGGAGCAGAACGGGGTGGCCGCATGA
- a CDS encoding DeoR/GlpR family DNA-binding transcription regulator, with the protein MDRYARWNALLELLTDSGRISVEEAAERLDVSQATIRRDFDQLAQQQMITRTRGGAVASGVSYDLPLRYKTAKHSAEKQRIGAAAASLVQPGMVVGLNGGTTTTEVARALAVRPELNSVSDGAQLTVVTNALNIANELLVRSRMKIVVTGGVVRPQSFELVGPLGGGILREVTLDLALLGVDAIDVALGAAAHHEGEAAMNSLMVARAKRVAIIADASKLGSHAFARICPVERIETLITDSGADPALVESFRAAGLHVIVA; encoded by the coding sequence GTGGACCGGTACGCCCGCTGGAACGCGCTGCTGGAACTGCTCACCGACTCCGGGCGGATAAGCGTCGAGGAGGCCGCCGAGCGGCTCGACGTCTCGCAGGCGACCATCCGCCGCGACTTCGACCAGCTCGCCCAGCAGCAGATGATCACGCGTACCCGGGGTGGTGCGGTGGCCAGCGGGGTCTCCTACGACCTGCCGCTGCGCTACAAGACGGCCAAGCACTCCGCGGAGAAGCAGCGCATCGGCGCGGCCGCGGCGTCGCTGGTCCAGCCCGGGATGGTGGTCGGCCTCAACGGCGGCACCACCACCACCGAGGTCGCCCGCGCCCTCGCCGTACGCCCCGAGCTCAACTCGGTCTCCGACGGCGCGCAGCTGACCGTGGTCACCAACGCGCTCAACATCGCCAACGAGCTGCTGGTCCGGTCCCGGATGAAGATCGTGGTGACCGGCGGCGTGGTCCGGCCGCAGTCGTTCGAGCTGGTCGGGCCGCTGGGCGGCGGCATCCTGCGCGAGGTGACCCTCGACCTGGCGCTGCTCGGGGTCGACGCCATCGACGTGGCGCTGGGCGCGGCCGCCCACCACGAGGGCGAGGCCGCGATGAACTCGCTGATGGTCGCGCGGGCCAAGCGGGTCGCCATCATCGCCGACGCGTCCAAGCTGGGCAGCCACGCCTTCGCCCGGATCTGCCCGGTGGAGCGGATCGAGACCCTGATCACCGACTCCGGCGCCGACCCCGCACTGGTCGAGTCCTTCCGCGCGGCGGGACTGCACGTAATCGTGGCCTGA
- a CDS encoding SIS domain-containing protein — MSYVAEEIVSQPDLWLRAADAAGGVTAALPRPGERVAVVGCGTSWFMAMAYAALREASGQGETDAFAGSEFPIARPYDRIVAITRSGTTTEVLDILKAAGARSTVLVGDVDTPAVTLARDVVALPWADERSVVQTRFATSALALLRAGLGEDLSSAAADARRALELPLPLDPAAIEQVTFVGRGWTNGLAQEAALKCREAAAFWTEAYPAMDYRHGPISISTTGRAVWAFGEVPAGLRGDVEATGARFVHEPGLDPMAHLIVAQRFAVALAEHKGLNPDAPRHLSRSVILP; from the coding sequence ATGTCGTACGTCGCCGAGGAGATTGTCAGCCAACCCGACCTGTGGCTACGCGCGGCAGACGCGGCAGGCGGCGTGACGGCGGCACTGCCCCGACCCGGCGAGCGCGTGGCCGTGGTCGGCTGCGGCACGTCCTGGTTCATGGCCATGGCGTACGCCGCCCTGCGCGAAGCCTCCGGCCAGGGCGAGACCGACGCCTTCGCCGGATCCGAGTTCCCCATCGCCCGGCCGTACGACCGGATCGTCGCGATCACGCGCTCCGGCACCACCACCGAGGTCCTGGACATCCTCAAGGCGGCGGGTGCCCGCAGCACCGTGCTGGTCGGCGACGTCGACACCCCGGCCGTGACGCTGGCCCGCGACGTCGTCGCGCTGCCCTGGGCCGACGAGCGCTCGGTCGTGCAGACCCGCTTCGCCACCAGCGCGCTCGCCCTGCTGCGCGCCGGTCTCGGCGAGGACCTGAGCTCGGCCGCCGCCGACGCCCGGCGCGCGCTGGAGCTGCCGCTGCCGCTGGACCCGGCCGCGATCGAGCAGGTCACCTTCGTGGGCCGGGGCTGGACCAACGGCCTGGCCCAGGAGGCCGCGCTCAAGTGCCGCGAGGCGGCCGCGTTCTGGACCGAGGCCTACCCGGCGATGGACTACCGGCACGGTCCCATCTCGATCAGCACGACCGGGCGCGCGGTGTGGGCGTTCGGCGAGGTCCCGGCCGGGCTGCGCGGCGACGTCGAGGCGACCGGGGCGCGGTTCGTACACGAGCCGGGCCTGGACCCGATGGCCCACCTGATCGTCGCGCAGCGCTTCGCCGTCGCGCTGGCCGAGCACAAGGGCCTGAACCCCGACGCGCCGCGGCACCTCAGCCGCTCGGTGATCCTGCCGTGA
- a CDS encoding ROK family protein — translation MTAPGRTRKKAATGGTDVVVSIDVGGTGIKCALVDAQHRVRHTERHATGAERGPQAVLETILDIAASLAATAHAQGWRPIAAGVVVPGIVDEQAGVARWSSNIGFRDVPLRDAVVERTGLPTAVGHDVRAGGMAEARLGAGRGRRHVLVVPIGTGIAAAHVVDGTVLSGAHGAAGEIGHIVVRPQGPACPCGLRGCLEAVASARAVQLRYTELTGTTATAAEVAARLGADPHADQVWAETVDALADGLLTGQALFDPELVIIGGGLAESGEALLAPLRESLAAKVTFHRLPEIVRAQLGDEAGSLGAALMALDLVGSAGHSKDPDAVDKRIEEKA, via the coding sequence GTGACCGCGCCGGGCCGCACGAGGAAGAAGGCCGCCACCGGCGGCACCGACGTCGTCGTCTCCATCGACGTCGGCGGCACCGGCATCAAGTGCGCCCTGGTCGACGCCCAGCACCGGGTGCGCCATACCGAACGGCACGCCACCGGCGCCGAGCGCGGCCCGCAGGCCGTGCTGGAGACCATCCTCGACATCGCCGCCAGCCTGGCCGCCACCGCCCACGCACAGGGCTGGCGACCGATCGCGGCGGGCGTCGTGGTGCCCGGCATCGTGGACGAACAGGCGGGCGTGGCCCGCTGGTCGTCCAACATCGGCTTCCGCGACGTGCCGCTGCGCGACGCGGTGGTCGAGCGCACCGGCCTGCCCACGGCCGTGGGCCACGACGTGCGCGCCGGGGGTATGGCCGAAGCCCGCCTCGGCGCCGGCCGCGGCCGCCGCCACGTGCTCGTGGTGCCCATCGGCACCGGCATAGCCGCCGCCCACGTCGTCGACGGCACGGTCCTGTCCGGTGCGCACGGCGCCGCCGGGGAGATCGGCCACATCGTGGTCCGCCCGCAGGGCCCGGCCTGCCCCTGCGGCCTGCGCGGCTGCCTGGAGGCCGTCGCCTCGGCGCGGGCCGTGCAGCTGCGCTACACCGAGCTGACCGGCACCACCGCCACCGCAGCCGAGGTCGCCGCCCGCCTGGGCGCCGACCCCCACGCCGACCAGGTATGGGCCGAGACCGTCGACGCGCTGGCCGACGGCCTGCTCACCGGCCAGGCCCTGTTCGACCCCGAGCTGGTCATCATCGGCGGCGGCCTGGCCGAGTCCGGCGAGGCCCTGCTCGCGCCGCTGCGCGAGTCCCTGGCCGCGAAGGTGACCTTCCACCGGCTGCCCGAGATCGTGCGCGCCCAGCTCGGCGACGAGGCGGGCAGCCTCGGCGCCGCCCTGATGGCGCTGGACCTGGTCGGCAGCGCCGGGCACAGCAAGGACCCCGACGCCGTCGACAAGCGAATCGAGGAGAAGGCGTGA
- the nagA gene encoding N-acetylglucosamine-6-phosphate deacetylase: protein MVVAGDTIAAIEPGPAEDRWVLPGFVDIHNHGGGGHTFTTGDAAQARAGAAFHLGHGTTTLLASLVSSPVELMRDALAAYAPLVAEGVLAGVHFEGPWLSHARCGAQNPEFLRDPAADEVAELLKLGAGVLRMVTVAPERDGALAAIEQMAAHGVVAAVGHTDASYEQVVAAVAAGATVATHLFNGMRPVHHREPGPIVALLDSPTVVCELVADGIHLHDGTLRLVAHTTGPDRAALITDAISATGMADGEYDLGGQAVVVADRVARLAHGGSIAGSTLTMDAALRRAVGAGLPLVDAARMAATTPARAIGLADEVGALRPGLRADAVLLDGDLAVTRVLRAGAWV from the coding sequence CTGGTCGTCGCGGGCGACACCATCGCCGCGATCGAGCCGGGACCGGCCGAGGACCGCTGGGTGCTGCCCGGCTTCGTGGACATCCACAACCACGGCGGCGGCGGGCACACCTTCACCACCGGCGACGCGGCGCAGGCCCGCGCCGGGGCCGCGTTCCACCTGGGTCACGGCACCACGACGCTGCTGGCCAGCCTGGTGTCGTCGCCGGTCGAGCTGATGCGCGACGCGCTCGCGGCGTACGCGCCGCTGGTGGCCGAGGGGGTGCTCGCCGGGGTCCACTTCGAGGGGCCGTGGCTGTCGCACGCCCGGTGCGGGGCGCAGAACCCCGAGTTCCTGCGCGACCCGGCCGCCGACGAAGTCGCCGAGCTGCTGAAGCTCGGCGCGGGCGTGCTGCGCATGGTCACCGTCGCGCCGGAGCGCGACGGGGCCCTGGCCGCTATCGAGCAGATGGCGGCGCACGGGGTGGTCGCGGCGGTCGGGCACACCGACGCGTCGTACGAGCAGGTCGTGGCCGCCGTCGCGGCGGGCGCGACCGTCGCCACGCACCTGTTCAACGGCATGCGCCCGGTGCACCACCGCGAGCCCGGCCCGATCGTGGCCCTGCTGGACTCCCCGACCGTGGTGTGCGAGCTCGTCGCCGACGGCATCCACCTGCACGACGGCACGCTGCGCCTGGTCGCGCACACCACCGGCCCGGACCGCGCCGCGCTGATCACCGACGCGATCTCGGCCACCGGCATGGCCGACGGCGAGTACGACCTCGGCGGCCAGGCCGTCGTGGTCGCCGACCGGGTCGCCCGGCTCGCCCACGGCGGCAGCATCGCGGGCAGCACGCTGACCATGGACGCGGCGCTGCGCCGCGCCGTCGGCGCCGGACTGCCGCTGGTCGACGCCGCCCGGATGGCCGCCACCACCCCGGCCCGCGCGATCGGCCTGGCCGACGAGGTCGGCGCGCTGCGCCCCGGCCTGCGCGCCGACGCGGTCCTGCTCGACGGCGACCTGGCCGTCACCCGGGTGCTGCGCGCGGGAGCGTGGGTCTGA
- a CDS encoding ketose-bisphosphate aldolase has product MALVPTGKLVAEAAARGGGVAAFNVITLEHAEAITAGATAAGRPVILQISENAVKFHGGRLGPIAAAARAVAEEAEIDVALHLDHVESVELLRQAPRHGFSSVMFDASTLPYAENVAATRAAAEFAHEHGLWLESELGTVGGKDGAAPLGAHAPGARTDPAEAVGYVAATGVDALAVAVGSSHAMTSRDAALDHDLIAALRAAVAVPLVLHGSSGVGDAELRRAVTGGLVKVNIGTALNIAATGAVREVLAVDPKLVDPRKYLAPARTAMAATVRHFLTLL; this is encoded by the coding sequence ATGGCGCTGGTCCCCACCGGGAAGCTGGTCGCCGAGGCCGCCGCGCGCGGCGGCGGCGTGGCCGCGTTCAACGTGATCACCCTGGAGCACGCCGAGGCGATCACCGCCGGGGCCACGGCCGCCGGGCGTCCCGTCATCCTCCAGATCAGCGAGAACGCGGTGAAGTTCCACGGCGGCCGGCTCGGCCCGATCGCCGCGGCCGCCCGCGCGGTCGCCGAGGAGGCCGAGATCGACGTGGCCCTGCACCTCGACCACGTCGAGTCGGTCGAGCTGCTGCGCCAGGCGCCCCGGCACGGCTTCTCGTCGGTGATGTTCGACGCCTCGACGCTGCCGTACGCCGAGAACGTGGCCGCCACCCGGGCCGCCGCCGAGTTCGCGCACGAGCACGGGCTGTGGCTGGAGAGCGAGCTGGGCACGGTCGGCGGCAAGGACGGGGCGGCGCCGCTGGGCGCGCACGCGCCCGGGGCCCGGACCGACCCGGCCGAGGCGGTCGGCTACGTCGCGGCCACCGGCGTGGACGCCCTGGCCGTCGCGGTCGGCTCGTCACACGCGATGACCAGCCGCGACGCGGCCCTGGACCACGATCTGATCGCGGCGCTGCGCGCGGCCGTCGCGGTGCCGCTGGTGCTGCACGGCTCCTCCGGCGTCGGCGACGCCGAGCTGCGCCGTGCCGTCACGGGTGGCCTGGTGAAGGTCAACATCGGCACGGCGCTGAACATCGCGGCGACCGGCGCGGTCCGCGAGGTCCTCGCCGTCGACCCGAAACTCGTCGACCCCCGCAAGTACCTGGCCCCGGCCCGTACCGCCATGGCCGCCACCGTCCGCCACTTCCTCACCCTCCTCTGA
- a CDS encoding 1-aminocyclopropane-1-carboxylate deaminase/D-cysteine desulfhydrase, giving the protein MEVRDERIEERGVRLWLCRDDLTDPELPGNKLRKLKYNLVAAREQGHSTLLTFGGAYSNHLRAVAAAGRRHGFATVGVVRGEPHEPLNPSLAYAAAQGMRLTYLDRDAYRRKHTEPVLAGLRERFGDCYLLPEGGSNALAVRGCAELPAELGIPYDLLCCPVGTGGTLAGLAGGLPPGATALGFAVLKGAGFLADEVTRLQTETWGAPTGNWRLDLDHHFGGYAKTPPDLLAFCTDFATRHGYRPDPIYTGKLLAGLYSHIAAGQIPTGTRIAVIITG; this is encoded by the coding sequence GTGGAGGTTCGCGACGAGCGGATCGAGGAGCGCGGGGTGCGGCTGTGGCTGTGCCGCGACGACCTGACCGATCCGGAGCTGCCCGGGAACAAGCTGCGGAAGCTGAAGTACAACCTGGTCGCGGCGCGGGAGCAGGGGCACTCGACGCTGCTGACGTTCGGCGGTGCCTACTCCAACCACCTGCGCGCGGTGGCGGCGGCGGGGCGGCGGCACGGGTTCGCGACCGTCGGCGTCGTACGCGGCGAGCCGCACGAGCCGCTCAACCCGAGCCTGGCCTACGCCGCGGCGCAGGGCATGCGGCTGACCTACCTGGACCGGGACGCCTACCGCCGCAAGCACACCGAACCGGTCCTGGCCGGGCTGCGCGAGCGCTTCGGCGACTGCTACCTCCTGCCCGAGGGCGGCAGCAACGCCCTGGCCGTACGCGGCTGCGCCGAGCTGCCCGCCGAACTCGGCATCCCCTACGACCTGCTGTGCTGCCCCGTCGGCACCGGCGGCACCCTGGCCGGGCTCGCGGGCGGCCTGCCACCGGGCGCCACCGCCCTCGGCTTCGCGGTGCTCAAGGGCGCGGGCTTCCTCGCCGACGAGGTGACCCGCCTCCAGACCGAGACCTGGGGCGCCCCGACCGGCAACTGGCGCCTCGACCTGGACCACCACTTCGGCGGGTACGCCAAGACCCCGCCCGACCTGCTCGCCTTCTGCACCGACTTCGCCACCCGGCACGGCTACCGCCCCGACCCGATCTACACCGGCAAGCTGCTGGCAGGCCTCTACTCCCACATAGCCGCAGGCCAGATCCCCACCGGCACCCGCATCGCCGTCATCATCACCGGCTGA
- a CDS encoding APC family permease: MVGLSRRLGPLDAVVIGLGSMLGAGVFVVWGPAAAAAGTGPALLGALALAALVAACNATGSARLATRYPESGGTYVYGREQLGAYTGFLAGWAFVIGKTASCAAMALTIGFYLWPDHARPAAAAAVVLLVSVNVRGIAKTALATRILVVVTLAVLVAAVVAGLTRGGTADAGSVGPGNPLAAAGLLFFAFAGYARLATLGEEVRDPARTIPRAVWIALTVVLVIYAAVALTCLTVLGLPGLAQSTAPLADVAAHSVPALVPVVRAGAAIAVCGVLLSLLAGIGRTVLAMGRRSDLPSRLAAVHPRFQTPWLAELAVAAIVVAVVSLADVRGAIGFSSVAVLTYYAITNAAAWTLGGPKTLRAVAALGLIGCVVLATTLPEPTVLAGVGMLVLGTIAYAARRR; the protein is encoded by the coding sequence ATCGTTGGGTTGTCGCGTCGGCTCGGGCCGCTGGACGCCGTCGTCATCGGGCTCGGCTCGATGCTCGGCGCGGGCGTGTTCGTGGTGTGGGGACCGGCCGCGGCCGCCGCCGGGACCGGGCCCGCGCTGCTCGGCGCGCTGGCACTGGCGGCGCTGGTGGCGGCGTGCAACGCGACCGGGTCGGCCCGGCTCGCCACCCGCTACCCCGAGTCCGGCGGGACGTACGTGTACGGGCGCGAGCAGCTCGGGGCGTACACCGGCTTCCTGGCCGGGTGGGCGTTCGTCATCGGCAAGACCGCCAGCTGCGCGGCGATGGCGCTGACCATCGGCTTCTACCTGTGGCCCGACCACGCCCGGCCGGCCGCCGCCGCGGCGGTGGTGCTGCTGGTCTCGGTCAACGTCCGCGGCATCGCCAAGACCGCGCTGGCCACCCGCATCCTGGTCGTGGTCACGCTGGCGGTGCTGGTCGCGGCCGTGGTCGCGGGCCTGACCCGCGGAGGTACGGCCGACGCCGGGTCCGTCGGCCCCGGCAACCCGCTGGCCGCCGCGGGCCTGCTCTTCTTCGCCTTCGCCGGGTACGCCCGGCTCGCCACGCTGGGCGAGGAGGTGCGCGACCCGGCCCGCACCATCCCGCGCGCGGTGTGGATCGCGCTGACCGTGGTGCTCGTGATCTACGCGGCCGTGGCGCTGACCTGCCTGACCGTGCTGGGCCTGCCGGGCCTGGCCCAGTCGACCGCCCCGCTGGCCGACGTCGCCGCCCACTCGGTGCCCGCCCTGGTCCCCGTCGTACGGGCCGGGGCCGCGATCGCGGTGTGCGGGGTGCTGCTGAGCCTGCTCGCCGGGATCGGGCGCACCGTGCTGGCCATGGGCCGCCGGTCCGACCTGCCCAGCCGGCTGGCCGCCGTGCACCCCCGGTTCCAGACGCCGTGGCTGGCCGAGCTGGCCGTCGCGGCGATCGTCGTCGCGGTGGTGTCGCTGGCCGACGTACGCGGCGCGATCGGCTTCTCCAGCGTGGCCGTGCTGACCTACTACGCGATCACCAACGCGGCCGCGTGGACGCTGGGCGGGCCGAAGACGCTGCGCGCGGTCGCGGCGCTGGGCCTGATCGGCTGCGTCGTGCTCGCCACCACCCTGCCCGAACCCACGGTGCTCGCCGGAGTGGGCATGCTCGTCCTCGGCACCATCGCCTACGCCGCCCGCCGCCGCTGA
- a CDS encoding phosphatase PAP2 family protein produces the protein MVRWTRRLDRFASWWWDVALVAVFVLVTVLVARGATADLDLGVRDWVQTHQPGWAHAAARLLNYLGQGWLVMWIITGGLTVLLLARSRSWRALLPAVTGFLLTYVTLGPLKVWTHRDAPSSALPNAVEMFNAAATGYSNSYPSGHVVNAIVWWGIIVILAGRMWALPPVLVRWVRVAPPVVVLLTTTYLSYHWITDGIAALALGLLLDRLIHRVDWNAVLPDLRPARTGVEQPQG, from the coding sequence GTGGTGAGGTGGACGCGCAGGCTGGACCGGTTCGCTAGCTGGTGGTGGGACGTCGCGCTGGTGGCGGTGTTCGTGCTGGTCACCGTGCTGGTGGCGCGGGGGGCCACGGCTGATCTGGACCTGGGCGTACGCGACTGGGTGCAGACCCACCAGCCGGGCTGGGCGCACGCGGCGGCCCGGCTGCTCAACTACCTCGGCCAGGGCTGGCTGGTCATGTGGATCATCACGGGCGGGCTGACCGTGCTCTTGCTGGCGCGTAGCCGGTCGTGGCGGGCGCTGCTGCCCGCGGTCACCGGCTTCCTGCTGACCTACGTCACGCTCGGGCCGCTGAAGGTCTGGACGCACCGGGACGCGCCGAGCAGCGCGCTGCCCAACGCGGTGGAGATGTTCAACGCCGCCGCGACGGGCTACTCGAACTCGTACCCGTCCGGGCACGTGGTCAACGCGATCGTGTGGTGGGGGATCATCGTGATCCTCGCCGGGCGGATGTGGGCGCTGCCGCCGGTGCTGGTGCGCTGGGTGCGGGTGGCGCCGCCGGTGGTCGTGCTGCTGACGACGACGTACCTGTCGTACCACTGGATCACCGACGGGATCGCGGCCCTGGCGCTCGGCCTGCTGCTGGACCGCCTGATCCACCGCGTCGACTGGAACGCCGTCCTGCCCGATCTCCGCCCCGCCCGCACCGGGGTTGAGCAGCCACAGGGCTGA
- a CDS encoding serine protease, which translates to MGISAVLALATAAGASVLHERTAPPAAEHALVSGVQAPAERAAAAADPAAAVVAEQPQTPPANVYATGRAEAGKLEQTHTVLGYLDGKKSATLRYPGAEFVKVHFSQLVLLPGDYLTVSDPRRTEVHRVDGDAVGSVLGTAGRWAMSVTGDTALVELHTGALDLLGLGAAVDRLGVVVDRVTHGYTEAERDRASESYRLAKKRQARTGREETVCGDDEKADAVCYRTTDPVVYRRSKAVARMLIDGVELCTAWRIGPTNRMITNNHCVADEKQAADVEVWFNYQCAECGGYAVFRPTKVWLDQLITTDKVLDFSLFSVTDFDQVEKFGYLDLDLRRPAEGEELYIPQHPAGAPAMVALTSDKDAAGNCAVQDNAYTGYAEDTDVSYYCDTEGGSSGSPVISRQTNKVVALHHFGGCPNSGVRIELIFDKIKSKM; encoded by the coding sequence ATGGGAATCTCTGCCGTGCTGGCACTGGCGACCGCCGCGGGCGCGTCGGTGCTGCACGAGCGGACGGCGCCGCCGGCCGCCGAGCACGCGCTGGTCAGCGGCGTGCAGGCGCCGGCCGAGCGGGCAGCCGCCGCGGCCGACCCCGCCGCGGCCGTGGTGGCGGAGCAGCCGCAGACCCCGCCGGCGAACGTGTACGCCACCGGCCGCGCCGAGGCCGGGAAGCTGGAGCAGACCCACACGGTGCTCGGGTACCTGGACGGGAAGAAGAGCGCCACGCTGCGCTATCCCGGCGCGGAGTTCGTGAAGGTCCACTTCTCGCAGCTGGTGCTGCTGCCCGGCGACTACCTGACCGTCAGCGACCCGCGCCGCACCGAGGTGCACCGCGTCGACGGCGACGCGGTCGGCTCGGTGCTGGGCACGGCCGGGCGCTGGGCGATGTCGGTCACCGGCGACACCGCCCTGGTCGAGCTGCACACCGGCGCGCTGGACCTGCTGGGCCTGGGCGCGGCGGTGGACCGGCTCGGCGTGGTCGTCGACCGGGTCACGCACGGGTACACCGAGGCCGAGCGGGACCGGGCGTCGGAGTCGTACCGGCTGGCGAAGAAGCGGCAGGCCCGCACCGGCCGCGAGGAGACCGTCTGCGGCGACGACGAGAAGGCCGACGCGGTCTGCTACCGCACCACCGACCCCGTCGTCTACCGGCGGTCCAAGGCGGTGGCCCGGATGCTGATCGACGGGGTGGAGCTGTGCACCGCCTGGCGGATCGGCCCGACCAACCGCATGATCACCAACAACCACTGCGTGGCCGACGAGAAGCAGGCCGCCGACGTCGAGGTGTGGTTCAACTACCAGTGCGCCGAGTGCGGCGGCTACGCCGTGTTCCGGCCGACGAAGGTGTGGCTGGACCAGCTCATCACCACCGACAAGGTGCTCGACTTCAGCCTGTTCTCGGTGACCGACTTCGACCAGGTGGAGAAGTTCGGCTACCTGGACCTCGACCTGCGCCGCCCCGCCGAGGGCGAGGAGCTCTACATCCCGCAGCACCCGGCGGGCGCGCCCGCGATGGTGGCGCTGACCAGCGACAAGGACGCCGCGGGCAACTGCGCGGTGCAGGACAACGCCTACACCGGGTACGCCGAGGACACCGACGTCTCCTACTACTGCGACACCGAGGGCGGCTCGTCCGGCTCCCCGGTGATCTCCCGCCAGACGAACAAGGTGGTCGCCCTGCACCACTTCGGCGGCTGCCCCAACTCGGGCGTACGGATCGAGCTCATCTTCGACAAGATCAAGTCCAAGATGTGA